In Desulfatiglans anilini DSM 4660, the sequence GAAGCGCGCGGGACTCAACCCATGCAGCGGTTGAAGGTACCGGGACACGCCCCAGGGGGACCGAACTCCCGCAGGCTGCAAGATACCGCGACATGCCCCGAAAAGATAAGACCGAGCACGCGGAGCATGTGAAGAAAATACCCCAACTCCGCACTCAAAACCGGCGTGCAACGGAAAATCATTTTCGGATGCATCCCCTCCGACATCCTCCGAATCCAGTTTCGACAGCCGCTAACGCGCGGGCTGTTCGAAGCCGCCAGAGAGCCACCCGGAGCCCGAGCTTTCGATGAAACCCCGCAATCATTTGCTTGCATTCGTTTATTCAAAGGTTAAAATAGATCCCATCTGGAAACGGTCTTTTTTGCCAATCTCGGCGTCCATTTGCCCGTTTGCTCGTGCAGCGACCACCAGGCCGTGCGCAGGGACTTGATTTCCTTGATACCGGCCAAACCGGGACCCGCCGCGAAGCGGTGGGACTGAGCACGCGCAGCGTGTGAAGAAAACCCCTCATTTCTGGATTGGAAACCGGATTGCACCGGAAAATCATTTCCTGATGGACTTTGAATGATCGGTTTAAATTCTAGAATGGCCTCCCCTACTCCCGCCACGGGATCCGGGTCCGGAGGGCGATAGGTGCCCGACCCGCCCGCAGGAAGGATGGGGGCGCCTCACGAATCGAGGCGTTCAACGTCTCGATCTTCAATCCCCATACAGGTTCAAGGAGGTTCATATGTCTCAGGAATTGCTTGAAAGAATCGATCAGGTGACGGACAGCTTATACGCGCTGCGAGGTCATCTTTGACTTGGACGCCCGCTCCGAGGCCCTCGCCAAACTGGAGAAGGTCATGGCTATGCCGGACTTCTGGCAGAGGGACCAGGATGAAGTCTCGAATATCACCCAGGAGCGCGCCGCCCTCTCGGAGGTGATCACCCTGTGGGAGCGCTTTGCACGCGAGGCCGAGGAGGCCCGGATCATGGCCGAGATGGCCTTGGAGGAAAAGGACGAAAAGACGCTCAAAGAAGTGGAACGTGATCTCGACGACCTCGAAAAGGAGATCCTCACCCTCGAATTCCAGTCCATCCTCGGCGAACCCGACGACAAGCGCAACGCCATCGTGGCGATCAACGCGGGGGCCGGAGGCACGGAGGCCCAGGACTGGGTCGAGATGCTTTTCAGGATGTATGCCCGCTGGTCCGAACAGAAGGGACTGAAGGTGCAGGTGATCGACTACCTGGAGGGGGAGGAAGCGGGGATCAAGAACATCACCTTCACGGTGCAAGGCCCATACGCCTACGGATACCTCAAGTCCGAACACGGAATCCACCGCATGGTGCGGATCTCCCCCTTCGATGCCACAGGCAGACGTCACACCTCTTTCGCATCGGTTTCGGTCCTGCCCGAGGTCGCTGAAGACATCGTCATCGACATAGACGAAAAGGATCTGCGGATTGACACCTTCCGCGCAAGCGGACCCGGTGGGCAGCACGTCAACAAGACCAGTTCGGCGATCCGGATCACCCATCTGCCTACCAACATCGTGGTGCAGTGCCAGAACGAGAAGTCGCAGCACCGGAACAAGGACATGGCGATGAAGGTCCTTCGCTCGAAGCTTTATGAAATCGAGCGCGAGAAGCAGGAGCAGAAAAAGCACGAGATCCACCATGCACAGAAGGAGATCGCCTGGGGCAGCCAGATCCGCTCCTACGTCTTCAATCCCTACAGACTGGTCAAAGACCACCGTACAAACGCCGAGATCGGCAACGTCGAGAGGGTCATGGACGGCGACATCGATCTCTTCATCGATGCCTATCTGAAACAGGGCAGAACAGCCCGCTGAGCTTCGGCGCCGCCTTCGGGAGCCCGCCCCCGAACGGCGGCGCATCCGCCGCAATCCCGGAGTTTTCGCCCCTTTTCAAAGGCCGTTTCCTCATCCGCCTTTGTAGGCCGCCGTCATTTCCTGCACATAGGATTTGATTCCCGCGCTGATGCCCTGTGCCACACGGTTTTGATACGTCGTGGTAGGCAGCCGTTTCCGCTCCGAGCCGTTCGTGATAAAGCCGATCTCAACCAGGATGGCGGGCATTTGCGCCCCGATCAGGACGTAGAAGGGGGCCTGCTTCACTCCGAGATCCCTGACCTCCTTGTAACCCCGCTTGAGCCGCTGCACCATCCCACCCTGCACCTGATAGGCCAGACGGCTCGATTCGTTGATCTTGGTATTCATCATCAAATCGTTCAGGATGTTCTGCAGGTCGCTGATGCTCTTTTCGGAGGTCGCGTTTTCCCGTGCGGCCACCATCATGGCGTTCTCGTCCAGCGCCATGTTGAGGAAATAGGTTTCGAGACCATGGACACGGCTGTCACGGTGGGCGTTGACGTGGAGGGAGATGAACAGGTCCGCCTTCTCCATGTTGGCGATCGCCGTCCGGCGTTCGAGCGGCAGATAGACATCCTTCGTCCGTGTGAGAATCACTTCACACCCCAATTCTTTCTTGATCTCGGCGGCTAGAACTTTGGCAAGGGAAAGGGTGACGTCCTTCTCTCGCAGGCTCCCGTGTCCAATGCAGCCCGGGTCCTTCCCTCCGTGTCCGGGGTCGATGACAATCCGGTTGACGCCCAGCCCGAGCTGACGGGCCAGCGAAACGGAATCGCTACCGGGTTTTTCGGCCTTGCGCACCCCTTTCTGCACGGCCCTCTGCTTGGCCGGGGCCGAAGTCTTCGGAGCGGCGGCAACAGCCTCTTTTTCCTCCAACCTCTGCACGTCCACAACGATCCTGAAGGGGTCGTAGAGATGGAACACCTTGTAACGCCCCACCTTTTTCATATCCAGGACCACCCGCACGGTATCCTTGTCGTACTGCCCGGCCCGGGCCTTCTGGAGGAGATCGTCCTTGATGGGAATGAGCGGGTTGATTTCAGCCGGTACGACGGCGTTTTCGAGATCGATGTAAAACCGCCGCGGTTTGTTGGCGTCGGGGTCCGCCTTGAGCAGGTGTTCCTGGTACTTGATGGGTGCACTCAAATCCACGACCACACGAGTGTAGCTCGGGGTCGACCAGTGGCGGATATCGGTTACACGGGCCTTCCCAGAAGGGGTCCTCGCAGGTTTCACATCCGGCCCTCCGCCCGTCCGAACGGGGGACTCCTCAGCGGCTGCATCCTCCGCCGTTTGTTTGCCGCCGGTTGCAGAGCTTTCCTGCGCGCTGCTCATCGCCTTGCTGAGCGCATCGAGCCGCTTCGAAGCGTAGGGACGCATATCGCCGTCCGGGTAGCGGATCGTGACCTTCAAATATTCCAGGTAGGCCTGAGTGAGGTCTTTTCGCTGGTTTTCATAGATATCCGCCATGCCGAAAAGCGCATCGTCCGCCAAACGATGTTCCGGATATTGATCCAGGAGGCGCTGAAAAAGTTTGAGAGCCTCCTCGATATCGGAAGGCAGGCGTGAGACCTCGAACATGTCACGGTAGAGCCTCGCCGCATGATAGAGGGCCCAGGCCGACTCGTCCTTGTCCGGGTAAAGGGTGTAAATCCGGGAATAGGTTTCGATGCACCCCAGCCAGTTCTCACGGAATTTCTTCTTTCCGGGGGATTGAAGCAGACTTTTGCGGCAGGCGTCCCCTGATTGAAGCAGGGCCTGCGCCGACGGAAGAGCCGCCCGCGCCGCCCGCCCGCCTTCAAAGAAGGCCAAGCCCGGCAGGAGGAAGCCCATCAGCAGCATGATCCGGATAAGCCTGATTGTCTTGCCCTTTTTCACAAAGGACCTCGAGTCGACGTCGCACCGCGTCTCCGCGGACTTGCCCTTGCACGCCGAACATAAGCGTTTCGGCTGGAAAACGAAGCCGGTCGGGCTCCTTTTTTCCAGGCACCGGTTTATAGTTGATTGATGTATTCCTGCAGTT encodes:
- a CDS encoding N-acetylmuramoyl-L-alanine amidase — protein: MKKGKTIRLIRIMLLMGFLLPGLAFFEGGRAARAALPSAQALLQSGDACRKSLLQSPGKKKFRENWLGCIETYSRIYTLYPDKDESAWALYHAARLYRDMFEVSRLPSDIEEALKLFQRLLDQYPEHRLADDALFGMADIYENQRKDLTQAYLEYLKVTIRYPDGDMRPYASKRLDALSKAMSSAQESSATGGKQTAEDAAAEESPVRTGGGPDVKPARTPSGKARVTDIRHWSTPSYTRVVVDLSAPIKYQEHLLKADPDANKPRRFYIDLENAVVPAEINPLIPIKDDLLQKARAGQYDKDTVRVVLDMKKVGRYKVFHLYDPFRIVVDVQRLEEKEAVAAAPKTSAPAKQRAVQKGVRKAEKPGSDSVSLARQLGLGVNRIVIDPGHGGKDPGCIGHGSLREKDVTLSLAKVLAAEIKKELGCEVILTRTKDVYLPLERRTAIANMEKADLFISLHVNAHRDSRVHGLETYFLNMALDENAMMVAARENATSEKSISDLQNILNDLMMNTKINESSRLAYQVQGGMVQRLKRGYKEVRDLGVKQAPFYVLIGAQMPAILVEIGFITNGSERKRLPTTTYQNRVAQGISAGIKSYVQEMTAAYKGG
- the prfB gene encoding peptide chain release factor 2 (programmed frameshift), whose translation is MSQELLERIDQVTDSLYALRGHLDLDARSEALAKLEKVMAMPDFWQRDQDEVSNITQERAALSEVITLWERFAREAEEARIMAEMALEEKDEKTLKEVERDLDDLEKEILTLEFQSILGEPDDKRNAIVAINAGAGGTEAQDWVEMLFRMYARWSEQKGLKVQVIDYLEGEEAGIKNITFTVQGPYAYGYLKSEHGIHRMVRISPFDATGRRHTSFASVSVLPEVAEDIVIDIDEKDLRIDTFRASGPGGQHVNKTSSAIRITHLPTNIVVQCQNEKSQHRNKDMAMKVLRSKLYEIEREKQEQKKHEIHHAQKEIAWGSQIRSYVFNPYRLVKDHRTNAEIGNVERVMDGDIDLFIDAYLKQGRTAR